The sequence CATTGTCAATAGTCGCAGGAATCCCACAAAATCTCACACCACTCTCTTTATAAAAAATATCAAGAGCCTTAAATGAACCATCACCGCCCATAGCTACAAGCATGTCAATGCCTCTAGCATCTAGGTTTTGTTTTGCGATATCTCTATATTTTTTCTCACGAAATCTCTGGCTTCTTGCACTTCCTATCTTTGTGCCACCACGGTTTATGATGCCAGAGACATCAGAGTAGCTTGCTTCTTTCATATCATCATCTATTAATCCTTCATATCCATTGTATACAAAGTATGGGGTTAAACCTTTTTGGATGGAGTACTCTACAAAGTGTTTTAGTGCGGGATTCATTCCAGATACATCACCACCAGAGCAAAGAATTGCAATATTTTTCATATAAGAACCTCTATAAATATTTTTCATCATCAGTGTTATGAAAGAGTATTTAAACTATTCTTTAAGAGAGTTGAACCAAGAGTTAGAATATTAAGCTTATAGTTTCATAATAATCTTTTAGCTAAAATTGCGATAAGTGTATTACTAGAAAATAAAAGGATAGTTTTTTGGCAAAAAGAGCATTAGTAAGTGTTAGTGATAAGAGTGGCGTTGTAGAGTTTTGTACATCTTTAGTAAAAAATGGTTATGAGATAATCTCAACAGGAGGAACTTACAAGATACTTCTTGAAAATGGTGTAAAAGCTATTGAAATAGATGAGGTTACAAAGTTCCCTGAATGTTTTGAAGGACGTGTAAAAACTTTAAATCCATTCGTTCATGGTGGAATTTTATATCGCCGTGATAAAGATTCGCATATCAGCCAAGCAAAAGAGTTAGGCGTAGAGTCTATAGACTTAGTTTGTGTAAATCTCTATCCATTTAAAGAGACTATCGAGAAAACTGATGACTTTGATGATATCATAGAAAACATTGACATTGGCGGACCTGCAATGGTAAGAAGTGCTGCAAAAAACTTTGATAGTGTCATAATAGTAACAGATGTAGCTGACTATGATGAGGTTATAGAGGCAATAGAAAATGAGAAAAATACAAAAGAGTTTCGCCGCTCTTACATGATAAAAGCCTACGAGCACACTGCCGCTTATGATTCAATGATAGCAAATTATATGAATGAACGATTTAATGGCGGTTTTGGAAAAAAACAGTTTATAGTTGGAAGCAAAGTTATGGATACTCGTTATGGCGAAAATCCTCACCAAAAAGGTGCATTATATGAGTTTGACAAACACTATAGTGATAATTTTAAAACTCTAAAAGGAGAGGCTAGTTTTAACAACTTAAATGATTTAAGTGGAGCTATAAAGATAGCATCTGCTTTTGGAGATGAAAATGCAGTTTGTATTACAAAGCATGGAAATCCTTGTGGATTTGCTATAAAAGACACGCTACTTGAAGCTTATGAAGAGGCACTAAAGTGTGATCCTGTTTCTGCTTTTGGTGGAGTTGTGGCAGTTAATGGTGTTGTAACACGTGAGCTAGCACTAAAGATGAATGAGATTTTCTTAGAAGTTATCATAGCTGGTCGTATTACAGAGGAGGCTCAAGAGGTCTTTGCATCTAAAAAACGTATCAAACTTTTTGAGCAAGGGAGTGATAAGTTAATTTTAGCAGATGATAAGAAAGACTTCAAGCATGTTGATGGTGGCTTTGTATATCAAGATGCAGACAAAGTTGATGACAATGAAGTAAGAGATGCAAAGCTTGTTAGTAAAAAGGCAGCAAGTTTAGACGAGCTAAAAGATATGGAGATAGCATATAAAGTAGCATCTCTTACAAAATCAAACTGTGTAGTTTATGTTAAAAACTCTGCAATGGTAGCAGTTGGAATGGGTATGACAAGTCGTGTAGATGCAAGTCAGTGTGCACTTAAAAAAGCCAAAGAGATGGGACTAGATGTAACTGGTGCAGCTCTTGCATCTGAGGCATTTTTTCCATTTCGTGACTCTATTGATGCAGCGGCAGCGGCTGGAGTTAAAAGCGTAATAGAGCCAGGTGGAAGTATCCGTGATGATGAGATTATCGAGGCTGCTAATGAGTTTGGGATGAGTCTTTATTTTTCAGAAGTAAGACATTTTTTACATTAAGGTTTCTCTCTTACTTTTTTAAAAAAGTAAGCAATAACTTTTGTCACGAGTTGGATTTCTTAACGCTTTTTTTCAGTCGCTAAGTCTAAAAATGCAAAACTCGCTTTGCTCATACAGTTGCATTTTCTTAACGACTCCACTTGGTCAAAAAAGCTAAAATCCAAAGTGACAAAAAGAGTTTCTAGCTCTCAAGATTTTATAAATAATAAAACCCCGAACTTGTTCAGAACTTTTAGGCTTAAAAGACACACTAGCCCCAAATAAGTTCGCGGTTCCGTGGTTGATAGACCTTGATTGACATCCACTCAACTCTTGTGATATAATATCACTTAGTTAATCTAACAATTATAATACAAAACATAGGAAAAAACAAATGGCTAAATCGTTATATAAGACTCTTGAAGTATCAGAAAATGCTAGTGAGAGTGAGATTAAAAAAGCGTATAGAAAGCTTGCACGTCAATATCATCCTGATGTAAACAAAGATAAGGGTGCTGAAGATAAGTTTAAAGAGATAAATGCCGCTTATGAAATATTAAGTGACAAAGAGAAAAAACAACAGTATGATATGCATGGCGACAATATGTTTGGCGGTCAAAATTTTCATGACTTTTCTCGTTCTCAAGCAGGTGGTGGTGCTGATTTGGATGAGATACTTCGTCAGATGTTTGCAGGAGGGGGTGGTTTTGGAGGCTTTAGTAGCTCTAACCCTTTTGAGAGCGGTGGCTTTAGACAACAACAGCAGCAGCCAAACCTCGATATAGAAGCAAATGTAACTATTCCTTTTAGTGTCTCTATACTTGGCGGTTCACACTCTGTTTCAGTAAATGGAGAGAGATTTGATATCAAGATTCCAGCTGGTGTTAAGAGTGGTGAGAAGATGCGTGTTAAAGGTAAAGGACACGCTCAAGGTGGAAGAGCTGGAGACCTATTTTTAAAAATAAGTGTAGCCGCAAATCCAGACTATATAAGAGAAGATGATGACTTGATAAAGAGCTTTGATGTTCCTCTTTACGCTGCACTTTTTGGGGATAAAATCTCTATAAAAACTTTAGAAAAAGAGATAAAGCTTAAAGTTCCAAGTAACACTAAAAATGGTCAGAGGTTTCGTGTAAAAGAGATGGGTGCAATGAACAGAAAAACTAAAATTCGTGGCGATCTCTACTTAGAGGCAAACATAGTTCTACCCAAGGTTGAAGATATAGATAAAGATTTGGTAAAAGCCATGAAAGAAAAACTTCCAAAAGAATAAACAAAACGGACAAGTTCGTTTTAGCAATCAAGTACAACTCTCGAAAAAGAAGTTTTTCGTAGCTTCAGGGGGTTGCAAGGGACAAACTTGTCCCTGCCACTGAAACGGACAAGTTCGTTTTAGTGATCAAATTAAATAAAAGGAGACATCATGATACATCAGTACGATGAACCAGTTTATCTAATAAGTATTGTTGCTAAGATTTTAGATATACATCCGCAAACTCTAAGACAGTATGAGAGAGAAAATCTTATATCGCCTTCTCGCTCAAATGGTCGTATCAGACTATATTCTCAAAGAGATATAGATAAGATAAAGCTCATACTTAGACTAACTCGAGAGCTTGGCGTAAACTTAGCAGGCGTGGATATTATACTAAGGCTTAAAGAGAATGTGGATGAGATGGAGTCAGAGATATTGGACTTAAGACATAAAGTCTCTCGTGCACAAAACTCTCACTCAGTATCCCCAGATAAGGCACTAGTAACTAAAAAAAGTATTTATGAGATGATTATATTTGAGTAGTTTTTACTCTTTTAATCTCTTTACATTTGCCCCAACGGCTTCTAACTTTTTCTCTAGTGCATCATAACCACGGTCTAAGTGATAGATTCTATGTACGTTTGTTATGCCATCTGCAACAAGTCCAGCCAAAACAAGTGCGCTTGAAGCTCTCAAATCAGTTGCCATAACATCAGTTCCACTTAGTTTTGTACCGCCATTTATAGTTGCCACATTACCATTTAAAGAGATATTTGCTCCCATTCTTTGAAGTTCGCTCACATGCATAAATCTATTTTCAAATAGTTTTTCTTCTATAATGGATGTTCCTTTTGCTTGTGTTGCTAGGGCCAAAAACTGTGCTTGCATATCTGTTGGAAATGCGGGATACTCTTGTGTGACTATCTTTATGGATTTGATGACTTTAGATGGATGAATTGTGATGGTATCCTCAGTGATACTAAAAGTTGAACCCATATCTTCTAGTTTTGATAATACTGAGCCTAGGTGGTGAGCATTTACATGTGTAAGAGTTAATTCAGAACGAGTGATAGCTCCAGCACAAAGATAAGTTCCAGCTTCTATGCGATCTGGAATAACTGAAAATTCTTTTATATCAACTAACTCTCCATTAGTACCATGAATCTTTAAAACAGCAGTTCCGATGCCCTCTATTTTGGCACCACTTGCATTTAAAATCTCACAAAGTTGGACAACCTCAGGTTCTCTAGCAGCATTTATAATAGTTGTCTCTCCAGATGCAAGAGCTGCTGCCATAACAATGTTTGCAGTTCCTGTTACTGTTATCTTATCAAAGATAATCTCGCAACCTCTAAGTCCATTGGGTGCAGTCGCTTGGATATAACCAGCTTCTATATTTATCTTTGCACCCATCTGCTCTAGTGCTTTTAAGTGCAAGTCAACTGGTCTTTGACCGATGGCACAACCACCTGGAAGTGATACTTCACAATGTCCAAACCTAGCTAGAATCGGACCTAAAACAAGGATAGAGGCTCTCATAGTTCTTACTATGTCGTAAGTTGCTTTAGTTTGAGTCAGACTTGAGGTATCGACTATAACTCTATCGTCACAAAATTCACAAGTTGCACCAAGATTTGATAGTAGTTTTAAGAGTGTGTTTATATCTGCAACATGTGGCAAGTTTTTTATATGTACACTATTTTTTGCAACAATTGTCATCGCTATTAGGGGAAGAGAAGCGTTTTTAGCACCTGAAATTTTGATGTTTCCACTTAGAGATTCAACTCTTTTTATTTGTAAATAGTCCATTTATATCTTTTATATTTTATTGATGAAATTATATCTAAATTAGTTACTTAGTTGGTGCAAAGTTTTGCATAAAACTTATTAACTCTTTTTCTGCAATAGGTTTTGAGAAGTAATAACCTTGGAGTTCATCACAACCCATCTCTTTTAATAAGTCTACATGCTCTTTAGTTTCAACACCCTCAGCTACAGTGGTAAAACCCAAAGAGTGTGCCATTGAGATTATAGCATGAACTATAGCTTTATCATCTGCATCATCTATAATGTCAAAGACAAAAGTTCTATCAATTTTGAGGCTATTTATAGGAAACTTTTTGAGATAGGATAGAGATGAGTGTCCAGTACCAAAATCATCTATGGCTATGGAGACTCCAGTTTGTTTAAGCTCGTTTAAAATCCTAAGAGTATTGTTGATATTTACCATAGAGAGTGTCTCTGTTATCTCAAACTCAACCTGAGCAGGATCTACTTCATAACGCTCAATCATAGTCGCTACAAAAGAGATTAAACTTGGATCTTGGAACTGTCTAGCAGAGAGGTTGATGGCAATTTTAAGTCCGCTTAGTCCCAATATATTTAGTTCTTGTAGTTTTGAGATGGATTTTTCTATAACGATATTACCAAGTTCAACCATCAAGCCTGTGCTCTCTGCAATATGAATAAAATCATCAGGCATAATAACTCCCTTAGTTGGATGAATCCACCTCGCTAGAGCTTCTGCTCCTGAAATAAACTCATCTTTAGCATTGACTTTTACTTGATAATATACTTCTATTTGCTCTTTGTTTTTAACTGCTTGGGTTAAGTCTTGCTCCAAATTGAGTTGTTTATCTACAAAATTTCCCATAGTTTTAGAGTAGATAGAATAACTGTTTCTACCACTATTTTTAGCCTCATACATGGCAGTATCTGCATTTCTTATAAGCTCATCAGCACTCATTCCATGTTGTGGATACAGAGCCATTCCTATACTTGAGGTTATGTAGAGTTGATGTTTGCCAATGTCGTGTTTGCCTTGAAGAGTATTTTGAACTTTTTGGGCTATGATGCGAGCATCTTCGTGTGAGTTTACTGATGGCAAAAGTATGATAAACTCATCTCCTCCTAACCTTGAGAGAGTATCGGACTCTCTTAGATGAATTTGCAATATTTTTGCAATGTGTATTAAGAGTTCATCTCCAACGCTATGGCCTAGAGTGTCGTTTATAAGCTTGAAGTGGTCAAGGTCTAAAAACATAATTGCTAAACTTGTTTTTTGTCTTTTTGCAAATTGCAAAGCTTTTTGCATTCTATCTTGAAGAAGTGTTCTATTTGCAAGCCCTGTTAGAGAGTCATAGTAAGCAAGTCGTTCTATAGTTTGCTTGTTTTTTATATCGTTGGTTATATCCATAGTTACTGCGGTTATTCTTATATGCCCACCTTGTTTTTTTCTAACTTTGCCTTTTGTTTGAACAAAAATTTCATTTTGGTTTTGAAGTGTAAGTGCATATCTTATGTTAAACTTTGAACCATTTTTTATGGCTTCTTCTAAAATATCTAAAATTCTTTTAGAGTCTTTTTTTGAGATATAAGCTAAAAAACTGTCCCAAGTTATAACAGTTCCAAATTTCACTCCTAAGATGCGGTAAACTTCATCACTTAGAGTTAGCTCTTTCTCTACAACATTGTATTCCCAGCTTCCAACTTTAGCTATCCTTTGAGCCTCTTTTAAGTGGGCTTCTTTTTGCTTGATGGTTTCATTTAATTCTTTAGTACTTTGTATATAAGACTTTAGCTTCTTTACCATTATGCCAGCAGATTTGCTTATAGTCCCTATCTCATCATTTGTGTCTATGCTAACAATGTTAGCATCTGCATCATAGGGGTTAAACTTCTCAAGCGATGAAGCGAGAAGTCTGAGCTTTTTTAAAGAGTTGTATAGTAAAAACCCAAGAAAAACACTAGCAAGCCCAAAGACAAAAACACCACCGATGAAGTATCTATAGAAATTTTGCATATATATCTGATAAGAGTCATTTGAGTAGATGAGTGTAACAGTAGCTAGTTTGTTTAAAGTACCTTGCTTGTAGATATCTTTAGTAGATGCAAAGTGAGTATCATCTTGTAGTTTTTGAATGGATTTTTCTTTTTTATAAACTAAAATAGGCTTATCAATAAGGGTTGAGTCTATCTTAATAAGTAGGATTTTTTTGTGTTTGAGATAAGGTTTAACTATGACTTCTAGTTTGTCAAAAGATCTGTTTTGTAGGTTAGTTGAGATCTCGTCATGAAGTTTTCTCTCTATAGAGGCTACTTCTTCTTTAACAAGGTATATATAGCCCTCCGAAAAAGAGTCTTTGGCTATAAAAAGAATAAAGAGTATAAAAACGCTTGATGACACAAAAAGTAGTCCAAGAGTTTTAAATGTTAAAGAAGTAAAAGATATATTCATATACAAACCAATCAAGTAAAATCCGATGATTTTACTATTTTATTTATAAAGGATAGCTTTTTTGTTATACTGCTAATGTTTTTAAAATGTAAAAAAAGAGAGAGCAAAAGATGAGTTCGCCACTAGATAGACTAAAGAGTTTAACAAATAAAATATCATCTTATGAGACAGCTAGAAAAGAGAACTTAAAAATTTTGCAAAAATTATATAAAGTTTTAGAGATAAACAAAAAAGTAAAAGAGTTTAAAGATCTTTTTGAATTTAAAGCCATAAATCTATCAGGAGCTTCGCTTTTAGCTGAGAGTTTAGGCGAGATAAAAGAGGGAAAATACCTTCAAATCCTTGCAATTAGCTACGATAAAAATGCTACTAAAAAGAGTACAAATGTCTCTTTAGCTTACTTTGGAAAAGCACAAAATGTCAATGTGCAAATAAAAGACATGGTGGTAGAGTTTATCGTAAGATATAGGTTTGAGAAGAGTTTTATGACCTTAGAAAATTACTATGACATGATAAGAGAATTTGAAGTAGATGGCTAGATTTTATTTTTTTCTATGGCTTAGATGGGCGGTGAGACTCACTCTTTGTAGCGTTGCCTTTGCAGCTCTTTTTTCATTTGTAGTTACGTTTTATATATATGTGTCGCAAGGAATGAGTGCCTTAGATAGATATATAATACAAGCACTTTTAGAGGTATTTATATTTTGGTTTGCTCTGTTTTTAAATGCGACTCTTCTCTTAGCACTCTTTAGAGGGATGAAGTATCTCTTTAATACTTGCATTTATGGTTACAAACTAACACTTCTTAGTTGCGATGCAAAAGAGGAACTTAAAGCTATAGGCTATGGAGATTTACTTAGAGTTTGGAGAAAATGGTTTATGCTAATGATATGGCTTGTAGGCTCTTTTATGATAATCTCTTTAGTTTTTACATATC is a genomic window of Sulfurimonas hongkongensis containing:
- the murA gene encoding UDP-N-acetylglucosamine 1-carboxyvinyltransferase, with the translated sequence MDYLQIKRVESLSGNIKISGAKNASLPLIAMTIVAKNSVHIKNLPHVADINTLLKLLSNLGATCEFCDDRVIVDTSSLTQTKATYDIVRTMRASILVLGPILARFGHCEVSLPGGCAIGQRPVDLHLKALEQMGAKINIEAGYIQATAPNGLRGCEIIFDKITVTGTANIVMAAALASGETTIINAAREPEVVQLCEILNASGAKIEGIGTAVLKIHGTNGELVDIKEFSVIPDRIEAGTYLCAGAITRSELTLTHVNAHHLGSVLSKLEDMGSTFSITEDTITIHPSKVIKSIKIVTQEYPAFPTDMQAQFLALATQAKGTSIIEEKLFENRFMHVSELQRMGANISLNGNVATINGGTKLSGTDVMATDLRASSALVLAGLVADGITNVHRIYHLDRGYDALEKKLEAVGANVKRLKE
- a CDS encoding heat shock protein transcriptional repressor HspR, with amino-acid sequence MIHQYDEPVYLISIVAKILDIHPQTLRQYERENLISPSRSNGRIRLYSQRDIDKIKLILRLTRELGVNLAGVDIILRLKENVDEMESEILDLRHKVSRAQNSHSVSPDKALVTKKSIYEMIIFE
- a CDS encoding EAL domain-containing protein — its product is MNISFTSLTFKTLGLLFVSSSVFILFILFIAKDSFSEGYIYLVKEEVASIERKLHDEISTNLQNRSFDKLEVIVKPYLKHKKILLIKIDSTLIDKPILVYKKEKSIQKLQDDTHFASTKDIYKQGTLNKLATVTLIYSNDSYQIYMQNFYRYFIGGVFVFGLASVFLGFLLYNSLKKLRLLASSLEKFNPYDADANIVSIDTNDEIGTISKSAGIMVKKLKSYIQSTKELNETIKQKEAHLKEAQRIAKVGSWEYNVVEKELTLSDEVYRILGVKFGTVITWDSFLAYISKKDSKRILDILEEAIKNGSKFNIRYALTLQNQNEIFVQTKGKVRKKQGGHIRITAVTMDITNDIKNKQTIERLAYYDSLTGLANRTLLQDRMQKALQFAKRQKTSLAIMFLDLDHFKLINDTLGHSVGDELLIHIAKILQIHLRESDTLSRLGGDEFIILLPSVNSHEDARIIAQKVQNTLQGKHDIGKHQLYITSSIGMALYPQHGMSADELIRNADTAMYEAKNSGRNSYSIYSKTMGNFVDKQLNLEQDLTQAVKNKEQIEVYYQVKVNAKDEFISGAEALARWIHPTKGVIMPDDFIHIAESTGLMVELGNIVIEKSISKLQELNILGLSGLKIAINLSARQFQDPSLISFVATMIERYEVDPAQVEFEITETLSMVNINNTLRILNELKQTGVSIAIDDFGTGHSSLSYLKKFPINSLKIDRTFVFDIIDDADDKAIVHAIISMAHSLGFTTVAEGVETKEHVDLLKEMGCDELQGYYFSKPIAEKELISFMQNFAPTK
- a CDS encoding DnaJ family protein, with the translated sequence MAKSLYKTLEVSENASESEIKKAYRKLARQYHPDVNKDKGAEDKFKEINAAYEILSDKEKKQQYDMHGDNMFGGQNFHDFSRSQAGGGADLDEILRQMFAGGGGFGGFSSSNPFESGGFRQQQQQPNLDIEANVTIPFSVSILGGSHSVSVNGERFDIKIPAGVKSGEKMRVKGKGHAQGGRAGDLFLKISVAANPDYIREDDDLIKSFDVPLYAALFGDKISIKTLEKEIKLKVPSNTKNGQRFRVKEMGAMNRKTKIRGDLYLEANIVLPKVEDIDKDLVKAMKEKLPKE
- the purH gene encoding bifunctional phosphoribosylaminoimidazolecarboxamide formyltransferase/IMP cyclohydrolase, giving the protein MAKRALVSVSDKSGVVEFCTSLVKNGYEIISTGGTYKILLENGVKAIEIDEVTKFPECFEGRVKTLNPFVHGGILYRRDKDSHISQAKELGVESIDLVCVNLYPFKETIEKTDDFDDIIENIDIGGPAMVRSAAKNFDSVIIVTDVADYDEVIEAIENEKNTKEFRRSYMIKAYEHTAAYDSMIANYMNERFNGGFGKKQFIVGSKVMDTRYGENPHQKGALYEFDKHYSDNFKTLKGEASFNNLNDLSGAIKIASAFGDENAVCITKHGNPCGFAIKDTLLEAYEEALKCDPVSAFGGVVAVNGVVTRELALKMNEIFLEVIIAGRITEEAQEVFASKKRIKLFEQGSDKLILADDKKDFKHVDGGFVYQDADKVDDNEVRDAKLVSKKAASLDELKDMEIAYKVASLTKSNCVVYVKNSAMVAVGMGMTSRVDASQCALKKAKEMGLDVTGAALASEAFFPFRDSIDAAAAAGVKSVIEPGGSIRDDEIIEAANEFGMSLYFSEVRHFLH